One Deltaproteobacteria bacterium DNA segment encodes these proteins:
- a CDS encoding LysR family transcriptional regulator, with translation MMDLHRLKIFLAVYENRSFSEAAREVYLTQPTVSAHIRELEESIGAPLFDRLGREVEATELAHVLFPYAKRLLDLAYEAEKTISLFTSGEKGTLRLGGSTIPGQYILPRLIGDFKKSYPDVRIVLQIGDTRSVADQVLSGSIEMGMIGAVIDLPGLVHKPCFHDDIVLVVPSGHSLSHRKSIGLDEIRREPLVIREPGSGTRMVTEAALRKAGYSGFDSFVVACEMGSTEAIRQAVIAGVGCGIISRRAADEDVARGDLAAITLKEVDLSRTFHLVTREDRTLSPLAVRFRDFILGHMDSL, from the coding sequence ATGATGGACCTCCACCGGCTCAAGATCTTCCTCGCCGTTTACGAGAACAGGAGTTTCAGCGAGGCCGCCCGCGAGGTCTATCTCACCCAGCCCACGGTCAGCGCCCACATAAGGGAGCTCGAGGAATCCATCGGCGCCCCCCTTTTCGATCGTCTCGGACGGGAGGTGGAGGCGACGGAACTGGCCCATGTCCTTTTCCCTTACGCGAAAAGGCTCTTGGATCTGGCCTACGAGGCCGAGAAGACCATCTCCTTGTTCACGAGCGGGGAAAAAGGGACCCTCCGTCTCGGCGGAAGCACCATTCCAGGCCAGTACATCCTCCCGCGGCTCATCGGCGACTTCAAGAAGAGCTATCCCGACGTCCGGATCGTCCTCCAGATCGGGGATACCAGATCCGTTGCCGATCAGGTCCTCTCGGGTTCCATCGAGATGGGAATGATCGGGGCCGTCATTGATCTCCCAGGGCTTGTCCACAAGCCCTGTTTTCATGACGACATCGTCCTGGTCGTGCCTTCCGGTCATAGTCTTTCCCACAGGAAAAGTATCGGCCTCGACGAGATCAGGAGGGAACCCCTTGTCATTCGGGAGCCGGGCTCGGGAACCCGCATGGTCACTGAGGCGGCCTTGCGAAAGGCCGGGTATTCAGGCTTTGATTCCTTTGTTGTCGCCTGTGAGATGGGGAGCACCGAGGCCATACGGCAGGCGGTTATCGCTGGGGTGGGATGCGGGATCATATCCCGGAGGGCCGCGGATGAAGACGTGGCCAGGGGGGATCTTGCAGCCATAACCCTTAAGGAAGTGGATCTTTCTCGAACCTTTCACCTCGTCACA
- the cmk gene encoding (d)CMP kinase — protein MSVITIDGPAGAGKSTIARKLARRLGWLYLDTGAMYRALAWAAKRTGIAPEDEDGMVRLCERTEIGFENGRIMVNGVDISSQIRTPEMDALSSLISRIPAVRRYLTELQRKIRGTGDVIAEGRDMGTVVFPEAEHKFFLTASLDIRASRRMKQLEKAGCYVPYEEVLSQIQARDEADSRRDLAPLRPAPDACEIDTTDRTLDEVVDFIMAFLTESKTGCGVKGPQTTS, from the coding sequence ATGAGCGTTATCACCATCGACGGCCCAGCAGGAGCGGGAAAGAGCACCATCGCCCGGAAGCTTGCCCGGCGTCTCGGCTGGCTCTATCTCGACACCGGGGCCATGTACAGGGCCTTGGCCTGGGCGGCAAAACGGACGGGGATCGCCCCTGAAGACGAAGACGGGATGGTGAGGCTTTGTGAAAGGACCGAAATCGGCTTCGAGAATGGAAGAATCATGGTGAACGGAGTGGATATCTCCTCGCAGATCCGGACCCCTGAGATGGATGCCCTCTCATCCCTGATTTCCCGCATTCCAGCCGTACGGCGTTATCTCACCGAGCTCCAGAGGAAGATCAGAGGCACCGGAGACGTAATCGCTGAGGGAAGGGACATGGGGACAGTGGTCTTTCCCGAGGCCGAGCACAAATTTTTTCTCACCGCATCCTTGGACATCCGGGCCTCTCGGAGGATGAAACAGCTCGAAAAGGCAGGATGCTATGTCCCTTACGAGGAGGTCCTCTCGCAAATACAAGCCCGTGACGAGGCCGATTCCCGTCGCGATCTCGCCCCTCTTCGGCCCGCTCCCGATGCCTGCGAGATAGACACCACCGACCGTACTTTAGACGAGGTCGTCGATTTCATCATGGCGTTTCTTACAGAGTCCAAGACGGGGTGCGGTGTTAAGGGACCCCAGACCACGTCATGA